One segment of Glandiceps talaboti chromosome 21, keGlaTala1.1, whole genome shotgun sequence DNA contains the following:
- the LOC144451437 gene encoding uncharacterized protein LOC144451437 produces MAKIKQYTPIDDVLDVQGQGFQKLPIYICTFIDLKSLILHNNGIESLPNQMSKLQHLQYLDLSCNCFKTVPVCVAKLKSLTRLDISGNQLTDLPSAFSELLILERIDLSNNRFDELPNPLLPLKELTEIDLSWNDLSTVPDKIRFLAKLKSLNLSHNQIKEVNGIRRLNHLEELDLSYNQILDADLEDIRPLKVLQKLNVSHNGVQCLPTRLTIEMRVLHEESDSDKNHESWNVSVFPGQTGKYTLPSNFYLEIPPLAVNRQVSLNAVIIQDGELLPELQQFDRQESDIIGFEPNTFTFSESVTIGCTFSAVDHTRYNVIMQSVGGKRWKELKTKVVETSMFAEIRRPSGIFVVISRPHIEKLEIKRSGSKHTLVQGNKVISVVDIPPNAITEVEASIYAYVQNIDPDISYGDDTVDNTVTFSPVVNIRNEEAEQFQEPFRMTLPLPPPLASLEGVENQTNGGDVDDGVRIMLYDKDGTWDDITDAASPEINSDGGMVSFKTNAFGGYVVVRTIPAMVGQLGSTLKEVCSAMKDGKVCVKLVLLQHEKDPYTILFDTVRKSHVEEKIDTWHKKGYSSTCADGVPFSGDVKLKNGSVVRVDVSEPYSFMASKTERAFYVNGNNHWITYIERKQTTEKQLLEQEIGVVKLSSEISDERTLLGELRFRIPKNAVPLEMKKSSENDTFFQFLAERVAVNNWKSLARRLGLEEHQIERLEFIGGTTDHIKGMFLLWEANVCKEEWITHAILQALRDEGMGILAEEIEEVKDFHFTHL; encoded by the exons ATGGCGAAGATTAAGCAGTACACACCTATCGACGATGTACTTGATGTCCAGGGACAGGGCTTTCAGAAACTACCAATTTATATCTGTACCTTCATCGACTTGAAATCCTTAATATTACATAACAATGGAATTGAGTCGCTTCCGAACCAAATGTCAAAGCTCCAGCACTTACAGTACCTCGATTTATCGTGTAACTGTTTTAAAACCGTTCCAGTTTGCGTTGCAAAGTTAAAATCGCTGACACGTTTAGACATCAGCGGTAATCAATTAACGGACTTGCCATCAGCGTTCAGTGAACTGCTGATACTGGAACGAATTGATCTTTCTAACAACCGATTCGACGAATTACCAAATCCCTTACTGCCGCTGAAAGAGCTAACGGAAATTGATCTGAGCTGGAATGATTTAAGTACAGTTCCTGACAAAATCAGATTTTTGGCAAAGTTGAAATCACTTAACTTAAGCCATAATCAAATCAAGGAAGTGAACGGCATCAGGCGATTAAATCATTTAGAGGAACTTGACTTGAGCTATAACCAAATACTAGATGCAGATTTAGAGGATATTCGCCCCTTGAAGGTTTTGCAGAAATTAAATGTCAGTCATAACGGCGTGCAGTGTTTACCGACAAGACTTACTATTGAGATGAGAGTTTTGCACGAGGAATCCG ATAGTGATAAGAATCATGAATCATGGAATGTTAGCGTCTTTCCAGGCCAAACG GGAAAGTATACATTACCTAGTAATTTCTACCTTGAAATTCCACCCTTGGCTGTGAACCGCCAAGTGAGTTTGAACGCAGTCATCATCCAAGATGGCGAACTTCTTCCGGAACTCCAGCAGTTCGATCGGCAAGAATCGGACATCATCGGCTTTGAACCCAACACTTTCACGTTCAGCGAGAGTGTtactatagggtgtacattttcTGCCGTAGACCATACAAGGTATAATGTAATAATGCAGAGTGTAGGTGGTAAACGTTGGAAGGAGTTGAAAACCAAAGTG GTCGAAACCAGCATGTTTGCCGAGATTAGAAGGCCTTCCGGGATATTTGTGGTTATCTCCAGACCTCATATTGAGAAACTAGAAATAAAAAGATCCGGCAGTAAACATACTTTGGTCCAGGGAAATAAAGTGATCAGCGTTGTTGACATACCGCCTAACGCTATAACTGAAGTCGAGGCTTCTATATATGCATAC GTACAGAACATAGATCCAGATATTTCGTACGGAGATGATACTGTCGACAATACCGTCACATTCAGTCCGGTTGTGAACATCAGAAACGAAGAAGCCGAACAGTTTCAAGAACCATTCCGCATGACACTGCCTTTACCACCTCCCCTGGCTTCACTTGAAGGTGTTGAGAACCAGACAAATGGAGGAGATGTCGATGACGGTGTTCGGATTATGCTGTATGATAAGGATGGCACTTGGGATGATATCACTGATGCAGCATCGCCAGAAATCAACAGTGATGGCGGTATGGTGTCATTCAAGACCAACGCATTCGGAGG TTATGTCGTCGTCCGAACAATACCAGCTATGGTGGGACAATTGGGTAGCACTCTGAAAGAAGTGTGTTCAGCCATGAAAGACGGTAAAGTATGTGTTAAGCTTGTGCTTCTTCAGCATGAGAAAGATCCATACACAATACTGTTTGATACTGTGAGAAAGTCCCATGTGGAGGAGAAAATCGATACCTGGCACAAGAAGGGATATAGTTCTACCTGTGCGGATGGTGTACCGTTTAGCGGGGATGTGAAATTGAAGAACGGCAGTGTCGTCCGGGTTGATGTCAGTGAACCCTACTCGTTCATGGCTAGCAAAACCGAGAGAGCGTTCTACGTGAACGGTAACAACCACTGGATTACGTACATTGAACGAAAACAGACTACGGAGAAACAACTACTAGAACAAGAGATAGGTGTCGTAAAGCTTAGCTCCGAAATATCCGATGAACGGACACTACTTGGCGAATTGCGATTCAGAATTCCGAAG AATGCTGTACCACTTGAAATGAAAAAGTCTTCTG AGAACGACACGTTCTTCCAGTTTCTAGCTGAGAGGGTTGCTGTCAACAATTGGAAGTCTTTGGCACGGAGACTGGGCCTTGAAGAACACCAGATTGAGAGACTTGAGTTTATTGGTGGGACCACTGACCACATCAAAGGAATGTTTCTCCTCTGGGAAGCTAATGTATGCAAGGAAGAATGGATCACACATGCAATACTGCAGGCTTTAAGAGATGAAGGCATGGGGATATTGGCTGAGGAAATCGAAGAAGTGAAAGACTTCCATTTCACACATTTGTAG